In Gossypium arboreum isolate Shixiya-1 chromosome 5, ASM2569848v2, whole genome shotgun sequence, a single genomic region encodes these proteins:
- the LOC108457211 gene encoding casein kinase 1-like protein HD16 gives MPDLKGGIRRSKRINDNQETPAVLATTAQRGGANRGRGRGRGRRAMNQDDNAVLVGPGACGRGCSGLNLPVKHPVEKTAERLVAVEEEGSTSPLPERVQFGNSPVYMLDRKLGKGGFGQVYVGRRITSAIGCTGADAFEVALKFEHRNGKGCSSGPPYEWQVYSSLNGCYGLPSVHYKGQLGDYYILVMDMLGPSLWDVWNSNNQMLTEDMVACIAVEAISILEQLHHKGFVHGDVKPENFLLGQPGTSNEKKLYLVDLGLASRWKEAASGRHVDYDQKPDVFRGTVRYASVHAHLGRTGSRRDDLESLAYTLIFLLRGKLPWQGYIGENKGFLVCKKKMATSPEMLCYLCPPPFQQFLEIVTNMKFDEEPNYSKLISLFHNSIDFNSSIRPIQIDGAIKLGQKRGRALFELEDGEQLRKKLRLGSPASQWITVYSSRNPMKQRYHYNVIDSRLQQHVEKGKEDGLYISCVASSLNLWAIVMDAGTGFTSQVYELSPVFLHKEWIMEQWEKNYYITSVAGACNGSALVVMSKGTPYTQQSYKVSDVFPFKWINKKWKEGFSVTSMTAAGSKWGIVMSRNAGYPTQVVELDFLYPSEGIHRRWEKGYRITAAAATEDQAAFILSASKRKSQDVMQETLRTSAFPSTHVKDKWLKNLYISSICYGRTVS, from the exons ATGCCAGATTTGAAAGGGGGAATTCGACGATCAAAGAGGATCAATGACAACCAGGAGACCCCTGCTGTCTTAGCTACAACTGCTCAGCGTGGTGGTG CTAATAGAGGTCGAGGTCGAGGTAGAGGACGCAGAGCAATGAACCAGGATGACAATGCAGTGCTTGTTGGCCCTGGTGCTTGTGGCAGGGGTTGCAGTGGATTAAACTTGCCAGTGAAGCACCCGGTTGAGAAAACTGCTGAAAGATTGGTTGCTGTTGAGGAAGAAGGAAGCACTAGTCCACTTCCTGAAAGG GTACAATTTGGTAACTCTCCTGTGTACATGTTGGATAGAAAGTTGGGTAAAGGTGGTTTTGGACAAGTTTATGTTGGAAGAAGGATCACTAGTGCCATAGGATGCACTGGTGCTGATGCCTTTGAG GTTGCTTTGAAATTTGAGCATCGAAATGGTAAGGGATGTAGTTCTGGTCCTCCTTATGAGTGGCAAGTATACAG CTCTCTTAATGGCTGCTATGGACTTCCATCGGTTCATTACAAGGGTCAACTAGGGGACTACTACATACTC GTTATGGATATGCTTGGTCCAAGTTTATGGGATGTTTGGAACTCAAACAATCAGAT GCTTACAGAAGATATGGTTGCTTGTATAGCAGTTGAGGCAATATCAATTTTAGAGCAGCTCCATCACAAAGG CTTTGTACATGGAGATGTTAAGCCTGAGAACTTTTTGCTTGGTCAGCCTGGGACCTCAAATGAGAAGAAGTTGTATTTAGTTGATCTGGGTTTGG CTTCGAGGTGGAAGGAGGCAGCTTCTGGACGTCATGTAGATTATGACCAAAAGCCTGATGTGTTTAG GGGAACTGTACGTTATGCAAGTGTGCATGCTCATTTGGGTAGGACAGGCAGTCGAAGGGATGACCTTGAGTCATTGGCTTATACACTAATATTTTTACTTAGAGGAAAACTTCCCTGGCAAGGTTACATT GGGGAGAACAAAGGATTTCTTGTTTGTAAGAAGAAGATGGCAACTTCTCCTGAGATGCTTTGTTACTTGTGCCCTCCTCCTTTTCAACAATTTCTTGAGATTGTGACCAACATGAAATTTGATGAAGAACCAAATTACTCAAAGCTTATTTCTCTTTTCCATAATAGCATTGATTTCAATTCATCAATACGTCCTATCCAAATTGATGGAGCTATTAAG CTGGGTCAAAAAAGGGGAAGAGCACTTTTTGAGCTGGAAGATGGTGAGCAGCTTAGGAAGAAACTTCGGCTAGGTTCTCCTGCTTCTCAGTGGATCACAGTATATAGTTCCAGAAATCCAATGAAACAGAG GTATCACTACAATGTTATAGATTCAAGACTCCAGCAACATGtggagaaaggaaaagaagatgGCTTGTATATTAGCTGTGTAGCTTCATCATTGAATCTGTGGGCCATTGTTATGGATGCAGGGACAGGTTTCACATCTCAGGTTTATGAGTTATCTCCTGTCTTTTTGCATAAG GAATGGATAATGGAACAATGGGAGAAGAATTACTACATTACTTCAGTTGCTGGTGCTTGCAATGGCAGTGCACTGGTTGTAATGTCAAAGG GTACACCCTACACGCAACAGTCCTACAAAGTTAGTGACGTATTTCCTTTCAAATGGATTAATAAGAAGTGGAAAGAAGGCTTCTCTGTGACCTCAATGACCGCTGCAGGCAGCAAATGGGGCATTGTCATGTCCCGTAATGCAGGCTATCCTACTCAG GTTGTTGAACTCGATTTCCTTTATCCAAGTGAGGGGATTCATAGAAGATGGGAAAAAGGATATCGGATTACCGCAGCAGCTGCTACAGAGGATCAAGCTGCATTCATACTTAGTGCGTCCAAGAGAAAATCACAAGATGTAATGCAAGAAACTTTGCGTACATCTGCTTTTCCTAGTACCCATGTAAAG GATAAATGGTTGAAAAATCTGTATATTTCATCCATTTGCTATGGGAGGACAGTGTCCTGA
- the LOC108454687 gene encoding ras-related protein RHN1-like, which yields MARTSNKNVQAKLVLLGDVGTGKTSLVLRFVKGQFSDFQESTIGAAFFTQVLSLNEATVKFDIWDTAGQERYHSLAPMYYRGAAAAIVVYDITNSESFERAKKWVQELQRRGNPNLIMFLVANKVDLEEKRAVGNEEGEVYAKENGLTFMETSAKTAQNVSELFYEIAKRLAKAAPSRTSGMKLHSRRQESGRRLFCCSS from the exons ATGGCAAGAACAAGCAACAAGAACGTACAAGCCAAGCTG GTACTGCTTGGGGACGTGGGAACTGGGAAAACAAGCTTGGTTTTGAGATTTGTCAAAGGCCAATTTTCTGATTTTCAg GAATCCACAATTGGAGCTGCCTTCTTCACTCAGGTTCTGTCTCTAAACGAAGCCACGGTTAAGTTTGATATATGGGACACAGCAGGACAGGAGAGATACCATAGCTTGGCTCCTATGTACTATCGAGGTGCTGCAGCTGCCATCGTGGTCTACGATATCACAAACTCG GAATCCTTTGAGCGTGCCAAAAAATGGGTTCAAGAACTGCAAAGACGAG GAAATCCGAATCTGATAATGTTCTTGGTAGCAAACAAGGTTGACCTGGAAGAAAAGAGAGCGGTGGGAAATGAG GAAGGTGAAGTATATGCCAAAGAAAATGGTTTGACTTTCATGGAAACATCTGCAAAGACGGCACAGAATGTCAGCGAACTCTTCTACGAAATAG CAAAGAGGTTGGCAAAAGCTGCTCCTTCTCGGACAAGTGGAATGAAATTGCATAGCCGACGGCAAGAAAGCGGAAGAAGGCTATTCTGTTGCTCCTCGTGA